Proteins encoded by one window of Actinocorallia herbida:
- the fabI gene encoding enoyl-ACP reductase FabI, with protein MGILDGKNILVTGVLTDASIGFHVARIAQEEGANVILTAFPRPTLTARIAKKLPSGPDNPPPVIELDVTNTEHLDSLVANLEAYGWDRIDGVVHSIGFAPQDALGGNFLNTKWEDVATAVQISTFSYKALAMACLPLMKGGGSVVGLTFDAQAAWPVYDWMGVAKAGLESANRYLARYLGKDGIRFNLVAAGPIKTMAAKSIPGFEGITDGWSKSAPLGWDITDVVPTAKATCALLSDWFPATTAEIVHVDGGVHAMGGQFD; from the coding sequence ATGGGCATCCTCGACGGCAAGAACATCCTGGTGACGGGCGTCCTCACCGACGCCTCGATCGGCTTCCACGTCGCGCGGATCGCGCAGGAGGAGGGCGCCAACGTCATCCTCACCGCGTTCCCCCGGCCGACGCTCACCGCGCGCATCGCCAAGAAGCTCCCCTCCGGCCCGGACAACCCGCCGCCGGTCATCGAGCTCGACGTCACCAACACCGAGCACCTCGACTCGCTCGTCGCCAACCTCGAGGCGTACGGCTGGGACCGCATCGACGGCGTCGTCCACTCGATCGGCTTCGCCCCGCAGGACGCGCTCGGCGGCAACTTCCTCAACACCAAGTGGGAGGACGTCGCCACCGCCGTCCAGATCTCCACCTTCTCCTACAAGGCCCTGGCGATGGCCTGCCTGCCCCTGATGAAGGGCGGCGGCTCCGTCGTCGGCCTCACCTTCGACGCGCAGGCCGCCTGGCCCGTCTACGACTGGATGGGCGTCGCCAAGGCCGGCCTGGAGTCCGCCAACCGCTACCTCGCCCGCTACCTCGGCAAGGACGGCATCCGCTTCAACCTCGTGGCCGCCGGCCCCATCAAGACGATGGCCGCCAAGTCCATCCCCGGCTTCGAGGGCATCACCGACGGCTGGTCCAAGTCCGCCCCCCTCGGCTGGGACATCACCGACGTGGTCCCCACCGCCAAGGCCACCTGCGCCCTCCTGTCCGACTGGTTCCCGGCCACCACCGCCGAGATCGTCCACGTCGACGGCGGCGTCCACGCCATGGGCGGCCAGTTCGACTAG
- a CDS encoding beta-ketoacyl-ACP reductase, with amino-acid sequence MTRSVLVTGGNRGIGLAIARELQAAGDAVAVTYRSGQPPEGLFGVKCDVTSWEDVDAAFAKIEAEQGPVEVVVANAGVTKDTLVALMSEDAFTSVIDTNLTGSFRVAKRAVKGMMKMRKGRIIFISSVVGLAGSGGQVNYAASKSGMVGMARSMARELGSRNITANVVAPGFVNTDMTAELPEKLQETIKQNIPLKRQAEPEEIAAVVRFLASDAASYITGAVIPVDGGLGMGH; translated from the coding sequence ATGACGCGCTCAGTCCTGGTCACCGGCGGCAACCGCGGCATCGGGCTCGCGATCGCCCGGGAGTTGCAGGCCGCGGGCGACGCGGTGGCCGTCACCTACCGGTCGGGCCAGCCCCCGGAGGGCCTGTTCGGCGTGAAGTGCGACGTGACGAGCTGGGAAGACGTCGACGCGGCCTTCGCCAAGATCGAGGCCGAACAGGGCCCCGTCGAGGTCGTCGTCGCCAACGCGGGCGTCACCAAGGACACCCTCGTCGCCCTCATGAGCGAGGACGCCTTCACCTCGGTGATCGACACCAACCTCACCGGCTCGTTCCGCGTCGCCAAGCGCGCGGTCAAGGGCATGATGAAGATGCGCAAGGGCCGCATCATCTTCATCTCCTCCGTCGTGGGCCTCGCGGGCTCCGGCGGCCAGGTCAACTACGCGGCGTCCAAGTCCGGCATGGTCGGCATGGCCCGCTCGATGGCCCGCGAGCTCGGCTCGCGCAACATCACCGCGAACGTGGTGGCGCCGGGCTTCGTGAACACCGACATGACCGCGGAGCTCCCCGAGAAGCTCCAAGAGACGATCAAGCAGAACATCCCGCTGAAGCGGCAGGCCGAGCCCGAGGAGATCGCCGCGGTCGTGCGGTTCCTCGCCAGCGACGCGGCCTCCTACATCACCGGGGCCGTCATTCCGGTGGACGGCGGACTGGGAATGGGGCACTGA
- a CDS encoding TldD/PmbA family protein: MHEIDPAFTAIPLRRLADAALTRARELGASHADFRLERIRSQTLRLKDAVLETALDADDIGLSVRVVKDGTWGFASGIDLTPEAAVAVAEQAVAVAQVARAINREPVELAAEPAHGEKVWVSAYEVDPFTVPSSEKAELLGGWSRGLLEAGVDHVDASLLQVKENKFFASLDGTVTTQQRVRVHPQLTAVKIVDGAFDTMRTLAPPVGRGYEYLTGTGWDFGAELARIPELLAEKLAAPTVDAGTYDVVVDPSNLWLTIHESIGHATELDRALGYEAAYAGTSFATPDLLGDLQYGSPVLNVTGDRTAEHGLSTIGYDDEGVATQRWDIITGGVFTGYQTDRRIARLTGQERSNGCAFADSPGNTPIQRMANVSLAADASPGAPSTDELISRVEDGIYILGDKSWSIDMQRYNFQFTGQRFFKIKNGKLAGQVRDVAYQATTTDFWNSMEAVGGEQTYVLGGAFNCGKGQPGQVAPVSHGCPSALFRGVNILNALKEAGK, encoded by the coding sequence GTGCATGAAATCGATCCGGCTTTCACCGCCATTCCGCTGCGGCGCCTGGCCGACGCCGCGCTGACCCGGGCCAGAGAGCTCGGGGCCTCGCACGCCGATTTCCGGCTGGAGCGCATCCGCAGCCAGACCCTCAGGTTGAAGGACGCCGTCCTGGAGACGGCCCTGGACGCCGACGACATCGGCCTGTCGGTCCGGGTCGTCAAGGACGGGACCTGGGGTTTCGCCTCGGGTATCGACCTGACTCCGGAGGCCGCCGTGGCCGTCGCCGAGCAGGCCGTCGCGGTCGCCCAGGTGGCGCGGGCGATCAACCGGGAGCCCGTGGAGCTCGCCGCCGAACCCGCGCACGGCGAGAAGGTGTGGGTGTCGGCCTACGAGGTCGACCCGTTCACCGTCCCGTCGAGCGAGAAGGCCGAGCTGCTCGGCGGCTGGTCGCGGGGGCTGCTGGAGGCGGGGGTGGACCATGTGGACGCCTCCCTGCTCCAGGTGAAGGAGAACAAGTTCTTCGCCTCCCTGGACGGCACGGTCACCACCCAGCAGCGGGTGCGGGTCCATCCGCAGCTCACCGCGGTGAAGATCGTCGACGGGGCGTTCGACACCATGCGGACGCTGGCCCCGCCCGTCGGCCGGGGGTACGAGTACCTGACGGGCACCGGCTGGGACTTCGGTGCCGAGCTGGCCCGGATCCCCGAGCTGCTCGCCGAGAAGCTCGCCGCCCCGACCGTCGACGCCGGGACCTACGACGTGGTCGTGGACCCGTCGAACCTGTGGCTGACGATCCACGAGTCGATCGGCCACGCCACCGAGCTCGACCGCGCGCTGGGCTATGAGGCCGCCTACGCCGGGACGTCCTTCGCGACGCCCGATCTGCTGGGCGACCTCCAGTACGGCTCGCCCGTCCTGAACGTCACCGGCGACCGGACGGCCGAGCACGGCCTGTCCACCATCGGCTATGACGACGAGGGCGTGGCCACCCAGCGCTGGGACATCATCACCGGCGGCGTGTTCACCGGCTACCAGACCGACCGGCGGATCGCCCGCCTCACCGGGCAGGAGCGCAGCAACGGCTGCGCGTTCGCCGACTCCCCCGGCAACACCCCGATCCAGCGGATGGCGAACGTGTCGCTGGCCGCCGACGCCTCCCCCGGCGCGCCCTCGACGGACGAGCTGATCTCCCGGGTCGAGGACGGGATCTACATCCTGGGCGACAAGTCCTGGTCGATCGACATGCAGCGGTACAACTTCCAGTTCACCGGGCAGCGGTTCTTCAAGATCAAGAACGGGAAGCTGGCCGGGCAGGTCCGGGACGTGGCCTACCAGGCGACCACCACGGACTTCTGGAACTCCATGGAGGCCGTCGGCGGCGAGCAGACCTACGTGCTCGGCGGGGCGTTCAACTGCGGGAAGGGCCAGCCGGGCCAGGTCGCGCCGGTCAGCCACGGCTGCCCGTCCGCGCTGTTCCGCGGCGTCAACATCCTCAACGCGCTGAAGGAGGCGGGCAAGTGA
- a CDS encoding metallopeptidase TldD-related protein, whose protein sequence is MRPQEAVERALALSTTTDCVVVAEESSDANLRWAGNTLTTNGVGRSRRLTVIAIQDGAVGVVSRAGAGPDDIARIVKDAEEIARAGEPAEDAAPLRTGTHGDWDAEPVITDISVFSDFAPALGEQFAKAEEAGNRLYGFAHHEMSSVFLGSSAGLRMRHDQPTGKLELNAKNAGSSAWVGAGTRDFTDLDVPGLGLELGRRLSWGERRIDLPAGRYETLLPPSSVADLMIYLYWTAGARDAHDGRTVFSSHPVGTELSKLPLRLYSDPAAPGLECTPFVTALASGSNSSVFDNGLELGSTDWVRDGKVSSLISTRYSAGLTGAPVTPEIDNLLMEGAPGGASLEDMVARTERGLLLTCLWYIREVDPQNLLLTGLTRDGVYLVENGEVVGEVNNFRFNESPVGLLSRVTETGAAVPTLPREWSDYFTRASMPPLRVADYNMSTVSKAS, encoded by the coding sequence GTGAGGCCCCAGGAAGCCGTGGAGCGGGCCCTCGCCCTGTCCACCACCACCGACTGCGTCGTCGTCGCCGAGGAGTCCAGCGACGCGAACCTGCGCTGGGCGGGCAACACCCTCACCACCAACGGGGTCGGCAGGTCGCGCCGCCTCACCGTCATCGCGATCCAGGACGGCGCCGTCGGCGTGGTGTCCCGGGCGGGTGCCGGACCCGACGACATCGCCCGGATCGTCAAGGACGCCGAGGAGATCGCGCGGGCCGGGGAGCCCGCCGAGGACGCCGCGCCGCTCCGCACCGGGACGCACGGCGACTGGGACGCCGAACCCGTGATCACCGACATCTCGGTCTTCTCCGATTTCGCCCCGGCGCTCGGCGAGCAGTTCGCCAAGGCCGAGGAGGCGGGGAACCGCCTGTACGGGTTCGCCCACCACGAGATGTCGTCGGTGTTCCTCGGCTCGTCCGCGGGCCTGCGGATGCGGCACGACCAGCCGACGGGCAAGCTGGAGCTGAACGCCAAGAACGCCGGGAGCTCGGCGTGGGTGGGCGCGGGCACCCGCGACTTCACCGACCTCGACGTCCCGGGCCTCGGCCTCGAACTCGGCCGCCGGCTCTCCTGGGGCGAGCGCCGCATCGACCTGCCCGCGGGACGGTACGAGACCCTGCTGCCGCCGAGCTCGGTCGCCGACCTGATGATCTACCTGTACTGGACGGCCGGGGCCCGCGACGCCCACGACGGCCGGACGGTCTTCAGCTCCCACCCCGTCGGGACCGAGCTGTCGAAGCTCCCGCTCCGCCTCTACAGCGACCCGGCGGCGCCCGGCCTGGAGTGCACCCCGTTCGTGACGGCCCTGGCGTCGGGCTCGAACTCCTCGGTGTTCGACAACGGCCTGGAGCTCGGCTCGACCGACTGGGTCAGGGACGGGAAGGTCTCCTCGCTGATCTCCACCCGGTACTCGGCGGGCCTCACCGGCGCGCCCGTCACCCCGGAGATCGACAACCTCCTCATGGAGGGCGCGCCCGGCGGGGCGTCGTTGGAGGACATGGTCGCCCGGACCGAGCGCGGGCTGCTGCTCACCTGCCTCTGGTACATCCGCGAGGTCGACCCGCAGAACCTGCTGCTCACCGGCCTCACCCGCGACGGCGTCTACCTGGTGGAGAACGGCGAGGTCGTCGGCGAGGTCAACAACTTCAGGTTCAACGAGAGCCCTGTCGGCCTCCTGTCCCGGGTCACCGAGACCGGCGCGGCCGTCCCGACCCTGCCGCGCGAGTGGTCGGACTACTTCACCCGTGCCTCGATGCCGCCGCTGCGCGTCGCCGACTACAACATGTCGACGGTCAGCAAGGCCTCCTGA
- a CDS encoding dodecin — MSDRTYRVTEIVGTSSESVESAIRNGVRRASSTLRHLDWFEVLNVRGHLEEGEVAHFQVTMKVGFRLEDPDETP; from the coding sequence ATGTCCGACCGTACCTACCGCGTCACAGAGATCGTCGGCACGTCTTCCGAGAGCGTCGAGTCGGCCATCCGCAACGGGGTCCGCCGCGCCTCCTCCACCCTGCGCCACCTGGACTGGTTCGAGGTGCTGAACGTGCGCGGTCACCTGGAAGAAGGCGAAGTCGCCCACTTCCAGGTGACCATGAAGGTCGGCTTCCGTCTGGAGGACCCGGACGAGACCCCCTGA
- a CDS encoding DUF3099 domain-containing protein — MRLRSRRKAPVYTVTEAPRPLSEDVAGREKRYLISMAVRTVCFVLAVLLWHHVHWVIGALLLVGAIVLPYVSVIWANGGRTPEKAVTLEDGVSTRRMLESGDDADSGYDEEMSP; from the coding sequence GTGAGGCTTCGCTCCCGCCGGAAGGCACCGGTCTACACCGTCACCGAAGCCCCCCGTCCCCTGTCGGAGGACGTGGCGGGCCGTGAGAAGCGCTATTTGATCTCCATGGCCGTACGCACGGTGTGCTTCGTGCTCGCGGTCCTGCTCTGGCACCACGTCCACTGGGTGATCGGCGCCCTGCTCCTGGTCGGCGCGATCGTGCTGCCGTATGTCAGCGTCATCTGGGCCAACGGCGGCCGGACCCCCGAGAAGGCCGTCACTCTAGAGGACGGAGTGAGCACGCGCCGGATGCTCGAGTCGGGAGATGACGCAGATTCCGGGTATGACGAAGAAATGTCTCCGTGA
- a CDS encoding HPF/RaiA family ribosome-associated protein — MGPVTVHPGNRITPAMAAHAEARVAELLDGLGEPVLDATVRLSVLPDRGLPRPARARVSVRLRGRRVRAHAQAASPHGAVELMRARLAERLLRLG; from the coding sequence ATGGGCCCCGTCACCGTCCATCCCGGGAACCGCATCACCCCCGCGATGGCCGCGCACGCCGAGGCGCGGGTCGCCGAACTGCTCGACGGGCTCGGCGAACCCGTCCTGGACGCCACGGTCCGGCTGTCGGTGCTGCCCGACCGGGGACTCCCCCGGCCTGCCCGCGCCCGCGTGAGCGTCCGGCTGCGCGGCCGCCGCGTCCGCGCCCACGCCCAGGCGGCCAGCCCGCACGGCGCCGTGGAACTCATGCGCGCCCGCCTGGCCGAACGGCTCCTCCGCCTCGGTTGA
- a CDS encoding universal stress protein, producing the protein MSEEPTGSVIVATDGSPAAAVAVRWAADEAVLSRRPLRVVHVQPSATFGLPDVPPPQAEEARSVEARRILDEAVAQLSTHSGLEVTTDNILGEVPRVLRELANPGDLLVLGRRGRGRFAELLLGSTSLKVAGTAKGPVVIVHGDGHGPRGEIVAAVAFDIDQTAALGFAFAEARRRGAVLRAVHAWDTGEIFSPYAETAPVVVDPANTLSELMEPWREANPDVKVAEEVVGDHPAAALSKASERADLLVLGTHHRGALGQFVFGSVGHAVLHHAHCPVAIIP; encoded by the coding sequence ATGAGCGAGGAGCCGACCGGGTCGGTCATCGTGGCGACGGACGGATCACCGGCGGCGGCCGTCGCGGTCCGCTGGGCCGCCGACGAGGCCGTGCTGTCCCGCCGCCCGCTGCGCGTCGTCCATGTGCAGCCGTCGGCGACGTTCGGGCTGCCCGACGTCCCGCCGCCGCAGGCCGAGGAGGCCCGCTCGGTGGAGGCCCGCCGCATCCTGGACGAGGCGGTGGCGCAGCTCTCGACGCACTCGGGCCTGGAGGTCACCACCGACAACATCCTCGGCGAGGTCCCGAGGGTGCTCCGCGAGCTGGCGAACCCCGGTGACCTGCTCGTGCTGGGCCGGCGGGGCCGGGGGAGGTTCGCCGAACTCCTGCTCGGCTCGACCAGCCTCAAGGTCGCGGGGACCGCCAAGGGACCCGTCGTGATCGTGCACGGCGACGGGCACGGGCCGCGCGGCGAGATCGTCGCCGCCGTCGCGTTCGACATCGACCAGACCGCCGCGCTGGGGTTCGCGTTCGCCGAGGCCCGGCGGCGCGGCGCGGTCCTGCGCGCGGTGCACGCCTGGGACACCGGAGAGATCTTCTCCCCCTACGCCGAGACCGCGCCCGTCGTCGTCGACCCGGCGAACACCCTGTCGGAGCTGATGGAGCCCTGGCGGGAGGCCAACCCGGACGTGAAGGTCGCCGAGGAGGTCGTCGGCGACCACCCGGCCGCCGCCCTCAGCAAGGCCTCGGAGCGCGCCGACCTGCTCGTCCTCGGCACCCACCACCGCGGCGCCCTCGGCCAGTTCGTCTTCGGCTCGGTCGGCCACGCGGTCCTCCACCACGCCCACTGCCCGGTCGCCATCATCCCCTGA
- a CDS encoding GAF domain-containing protein has protein sequence MGTEPRPGADRARLILPQLQLDDLLTELQARLETVRSTRDRVHSLLEAVVSIGSDLDLETVLRRITEAAATLVDARYGALGVISSDGEHLVQFVTIGVGDPEIAAIGHWPHGHGILGLLIKEPVPLRMHDIAAHPESVGFPAGHPPMHRFLGVPIRVRDEVFGNLYLTEKNGGGDFDEEDEVVVSALATAAGVAIENARLYEETRRRERWQQALTEISTALLSGTAPEEVVGLVADRAREICEADLALVATADEVAGEFLVEAAAGQGADLVADLRMPFDEAFGAVVYDTGESRLMGDARPAADLARISPDVAIGPALQVPLGSGGSARGVLSVINAPGGQQFGELTQRLLEAFAAQAAVALELAARRRDLERLSLLEDRDRIAKDLHDTVIQRLFATAMTLMSAVKLADKPDVQRRIQRSVDDLDETIRQIRSTIFALQVEPDAESLRSRVHTVVDNAAVLLGFAPSIRLDGLLDTSVEPETGEQLLAVVTEALSNVVRHSGAQRVDVVLDVRDDLILRVEDDGSGIPEGGRRSGLRNMAERAEALGGTMEMRPRDGGGTVVFWRVPLH, from the coding sequence GTGGGAACGGAACCCAGGCCCGGGGCGGACCGGGCCCGGCTGATCCTGCCCCAGCTCCAGCTGGACGACCTGCTGACCGAGCTCCAGGCCCGGCTGGAGACCGTCCGGTCCACGCGGGACCGGGTCCACTCGCTGCTGGAGGCGGTCGTCTCCATCGGCAGCGACCTGGACCTGGAGACGGTGCTGCGCCGGATCACCGAGGCCGCGGCCACCCTCGTGGACGCCAGGTACGGCGCACTCGGCGTGATCAGCAGCGACGGCGAGCACCTCGTGCAGTTCGTCACGATCGGCGTCGGCGACCCGGAGATAGCCGCGATCGGGCACTGGCCGCACGGGCACGGCATCCTCGGCCTGCTGATCAAGGAGCCGGTGCCGCTGCGGATGCACGACATCGCGGCGCACCCCGAGTCCGTCGGGTTCCCCGCGGGGCATCCGCCGATGCACAGGTTCCTCGGCGTGCCGATCCGGGTCCGCGACGAGGTGTTCGGCAACCTCTACCTGACCGAGAAGAACGGCGGCGGCGACTTCGACGAGGAGGACGAGGTCGTCGTCTCGGCGCTGGCGACCGCGGCCGGCGTCGCGATCGAGAACGCCCGCCTGTACGAGGAGACCCGGCGCCGCGAGCGCTGGCAGCAGGCGCTGACGGAGATCTCCACGGCGCTGCTGTCGGGCACCGCGCCCGAGGAGGTCGTCGGGCTGGTCGCCGACCGGGCCAGGGAGATCTGCGAGGCCGACCTCGCCCTGGTCGCCACCGCCGACGAGGTCGCCGGGGAGTTCCTGGTGGAGGCCGCCGCGGGGCAGGGCGCCGACCTCGTCGCCGACCTGCGGATGCCGTTCGACGAGGCCTTCGGCGCCGTCGTCTACGACACCGGCGAGTCCCGGCTGATGGGCGACGCGAGACCCGCCGCCGACCTCGCGCGGATCTCCCCGGACGTCGCGATCGGCCCCGCCCTCCAGGTTCCGCTGGGCAGCGGCGGCTCGGCCCGCGGCGTCCTGTCGGTGATCAACGCGCCGGGCGGCCAGCAGTTCGGCGAGCTGACCCAGCGGCTGCTCGAGGCGTTCGCCGCGCAGGCCGCGGTCGCGCTGGAGCTGGCCGCGCGCCGCCGCGACCTGGAGCGGCTGTCCCTGCTGGAGGACCGCGACAGGATCGCCAAGGACCTGCACGACACCGTCATCCAGCGGCTGTTCGCCACGGCCATGACCCTGATGAGCGCGGTCAAGCTCGCCGACAAGCCCGACGTGCAGCGCCGCATCCAGCGCTCGGTCGACGACCTCGACGAGACGATCCGGCAGATCCGCTCGACGATCTTCGCGCTCCAGGTCGAACCGGACGCCGAGAGCCTGCGCAGCCGGGTGCACACCGTCGTCGACAACGCCGCGGTGCTGCTGGGCTTCGCGCCCTCGATCCGGCTCGACGGCCTCCTCGACACCTCGGTGGAGCCCGAGACCGGCGAGCAGCTCCTCGCGGTCGTCACCGAGGCGCTGTCGAACGTGGTGCGGCACTCCGGCGCCCAGCGCGTCGACGTGGTCCTCGACGTCCGCGACGACCTCATCCTGCGGGTGGAGGACGACGGGTCGGGCATTCCGGAGGGGGGCCGCCGCAGCGGGCTGCGGAACATGGCGGAGCGGGCCGAGGCGCTCGGCGGGACCATGGAGATGCGGCCGCGCGACGGCGGCGGGACCGTCGTGTTCTGGCGGGTCCCCCTGCACTGA
- a CDS encoding response regulator produces MSTDHPGDQPIRVFLLDDHEVVRKGVAALLEAEGDIEIVGEAASAAQALARIPAAAPHVAVLDVRLPDGDGVAVCREIRAAHPDVNCLMLTSFSDEDALFDAVMAGASGYVLKQIHGSDLVGAVRTVASGQSLLDPRSTGQMLQRLRERETRKDPLAALSAQERQILELIGEGLTNRQIGERMFLAEKTVKNYVSNLFAKLDMRRRTQAAAFAARLKADAGHEHREG; encoded by the coding sequence ATGAGCACCGACCACCCCGGGGATCAGCCGATCCGCGTCTTCCTGCTGGACGATCACGAGGTCGTCCGCAAGGGGGTCGCGGCGCTGCTGGAGGCCGAGGGCGACATCGAGATCGTCGGTGAGGCCGCCTCCGCCGCGCAGGCGCTCGCCCGCATCCCCGCCGCCGCGCCCCACGTGGCCGTCCTCGACGTGCGGCTGCCCGACGGCGACGGCGTCGCGGTGTGCCGGGAGATCCGGGCCGCGCACCCGGACGTCAACTGCCTGATGCTCACCTCCTTCTCCGACGAGGACGCCCTGTTCGACGCGGTGATGGCCGGCGCGTCCGGGTACGTCCTCAAGCAGATCCACGGCTCCGACCTCGTCGGCGCGGTCCGCACCGTCGCGTCCGGCCAGTCGCTGCTCGACCCGCGCTCGACCGGCCAGATGCTCCAGCGGCTGCGCGAGCGGGAGACCCGCAAGGACCCGCTCGCCGCGCTGTCGGCGCAGGAGCGGCAGATCCTGGAGCTGATCGGCGAGGGGCTGACGAACCGGCAGATCGGCGAGCGGATGTTCCTCGCCGAGAAGACCGTCAAGAACTACGTCTCGAACCTCTTCGCCAAGCTCGACATGCGCCGCCGCACCCAGGCCGCGGCGTTCGCGGCCCGGCTCAAGGCCGACGCCGGGCACGAGCACCGCGAGGGCTGA
- a CDS encoding pyridoxamine 5'-phosphate oxidase family protein, producing the protein MHADPAPLETLDEATCRVLLKSVPIGRIVFTHQALPRIQPVSYALDGDDVVIRVPGGSKVAAAAQDAVVAFEIDDYDEPSRTGWSVVVVGRARREDSPAAVAALRRLGLRSWTDGPGEEYIRIVPEILSGRRVRDLRP; encoded by the coding sequence ATGCACGCTGATCCGGCCCCCCTGGAGACCCTCGACGAGGCGACCTGCCGAGTCCTGCTGAAGAGCGTCCCGATCGGCCGCATCGTCTTCACCCACCAGGCGCTGCCGCGCATCCAGCCCGTCTCCTACGCCCTCGACGGCGACGACGTGGTGATCCGGGTGCCCGGCGGGTCGAAGGTCGCCGCCGCCGCGCAGGACGCCGTGGTGGCGTTCGAGATCGACGACTACGACGAGCCCAGCCGGACGGGGTGGTCGGTCGTGGTCGTCGGCCGGGCCCGCCGGGAGGACTCCCCCGCGGCCGTCGCCGCGCTGCGGAGGCTGGGCCTGCGCTCCTGGACGGACGGTCCGGGCGAGGAGTACATCCGGATCGTGCCGGAGATCCTGTCGGGCCGCCGCGTCCGGGACCTTCGCCCCTGA
- a CDS encoding pyridoxamine 5'-phosphate oxidase family protein has translation MTGERRAPEILAPDECLALLATVPVGRVAFTDRALPAIQPVNFVMDGTDVVLRTGHGSKLAIAMRRAVVAFEAGAFDPVTHAGWTVTVLGESRTVTDPAELARLDALPLRVWAGGRRDHYLRITGRYLSGRRLRAAAA, from the coding sequence ATGACGGGAGAGCGACGCGCACCGGAGATCCTGGCGCCGGACGAGTGCCTGGCCCTGCTGGCCACGGTGCCGGTCGGCCGGGTGGCCTTCACCGACCGGGCGCTGCCGGCGATCCAGCCCGTCAACTTCGTGATGGACGGGACCGATGTGGTGCTGCGCACCGGGCACGGCTCGAAGCTGGCGATCGCGATGCGCCGGGCTGTCGTCGCGTTCGAGGCCGGGGCGTTCGATCCGGTGACGCACGCCGGGTGGACGGTGACCGTGCTGGGCGAGTCCCGCACGGTCACCGACCCGGCGGAGCTGGCGCGGCTCGACGCGCTGCCGCTGCGGGTCTGGGCGGGCGGCAGGCGCGACCACTACCTCCGGATCACGGGCCGGTACCTCTCGGGCCGACGGCTCCGCGCCGCCGCGGCCTGA
- a CDS encoding universal stress protein: protein MSERKPVVAGVDGSEPAYAAVEWAAAEAARRHLPLRLVYAVPSRLLEHSSAPGAEAVRQDLRDGCLQALRRGADRATATDRTVRVESELIPGGAAAALVGEGERAALLVVGGRGHGELTGLLLGSVTGQVAAHAPCPVAVVRHVEPPTHNEVVVGVDTAESAQPALEFAFAEAAARGARLRAVHAWTHPAGTGHGEMQPVVFDPELVAEEEGLVLAEALAGWRARHPDVEVIPEVVRGRAVRALAGASASADVLVVGSRGRGGFPGLVLGSVGRAMLHHAHCPVIVAHSPHGAPWTPG, encoded by the coding sequence ATGAGTGAGCGCAAGCCCGTCGTCGCCGGGGTCGACGGTTCGGAGCCCGCCTACGCCGCGGTGGAGTGGGCCGCGGCGGAGGCGGCCCGCAGGCACCTGCCTCTGCGGCTGGTCTACGCGGTCCCTTCCCGGCTGCTGGAGCACAGTTCGGCGCCCGGCGCCGAGGCGGTCCGGCAGGACCTGCGCGACGGCTGCCTCCAGGCGCTGCGGCGCGGCGCCGACCGGGCGACGGCGACGGACAGGACCGTCCGGGTCGAGAGCGAGCTGATCCCGGGCGGGGCCGCCGCCGCGCTCGTCGGCGAGGGGGAGCGGGCCGCGCTGCTCGTCGTCGGGGGACGCGGCCACGGGGAGCTCACCGGGCTGCTCCTCGGCTCGGTCACCGGCCAGGTCGCCGCGCACGCGCCCTGCCCCGTCGCGGTCGTCCGGCACGTCGAGCCGCCGACGCACAACGAGGTCGTCGTCGGCGTCGACACCGCCGAGAGCGCGCAGCCCGCCCTGGAGTTCGCCTTCGCCGAGGCGGCCGCGCGCGGGGCCCGGCTGCGGGCCGTGCACGCCTGGACCCATCCGGCGGGCACCGGGCACGGCGAGATGCAGCCCGTCGTGTTCGATCCGGAACTCGTCGCCGAGGAGGAGGGGCTCGTCCTCGCCGAGGCGCTCGCGGGCTGGCGGGCCCGCCACCCGGACGTCGAGGTGATCCCCGAGGTCGTGCGCGGCAGGGCGGTCCGCGCCCTGGCCGGGGCGTCGGCCTCGGCGGACGTGCTCGTGGTCGGCAGCCGGGGCAGGGGAGGGTTCCCCGGGCTCGTCCTCGGCTCGGTGGGGCGGGCGATGCTGCACCACGCGCACTGCCCCGTCATCGTCGCGCACAGCCCGCACGGCGCCCCCTGGACGCCCGGGTGA